Proteins encoded together in one Chlamydiota bacterium window:
- a CDS encoding NYN domain-containing protein has protein sequence MEEIVIDGCNLAYKAFGGAGDREREALTRALSARYCAKRILVTLVWDSGAGGGLEQVLPNLKVRFATDADAHIRRIVEESPRRASITVVTDDRSVGGSVRSMGAKLVRSSDFVRHWKGMRPPGAPPPPPASDAKPSYETEAEKRRLLGEWEK, from the coding sequence GTGGAGGAGATCGTCATCGACGGCTGCAACCTCGCCTACAAGGCGTTCGGCGGCGCGGGCGACCGGGAGCGCGAGGCGCTCACGCGCGCGCTTTCGGCGCGCTACTGCGCGAAGAGGATCCTCGTCACGCTCGTCTGGGACAGCGGCGCGGGCGGGGGCCTCGAGCAGGTGCTCCCCAATCTGAAGGTCCGCTTCGCGACGGATGCCGACGCCCACATACGCAGGATCGTCGAGGAATCGCCGCGCAGGGCCTCGATCACGGTCGTCACCGACGACCGCTCGGTCGGCGGCAGCGTCCGGTCGATGGGGGCCAAGCTCGTCCGGTCCAGCGATTTCGTGCGGCACTGGAAGGGGATGCGGCCGCCCGGGGCCCCCCCGCCTCCCCCCGCCTCCGACGCAAAACCCTCCTACGAGACCGAGGCGGAGAAGCGCCGCCTCCTCGGCGAGTGGGAAAAATAG